In Helicobacter colisuis, the DNA window TCAAAAAAAACTTCAAAATTCCACTTGATCAACTTTATCATTCAAGTTTCTCAAATTCCTAACCCCTCTTGAAATATAATGTATTTTTTTGCTTTTTTATGCTATGATAGGCACCTTTCAAATAAACTTGACATAAATAGATAATTTTCAAAGGGTTTTTATATGGTTAATTTATCCTATTTTTCTAAGCTTGATTCATTATGGGCAAAGATTCTGCTCTTTTTTACTCTTGTATTCTTTAGTGCTTGTAGTAGCTCAAATCTTAATTTTGGCTCCACCCCTTCAATTAATCCAAATATCACTCCTCCTAGTAATATCCGCACACTTAGCGATGTTAATACCATTGCTTTTGAATGGAATCTTATCCAAAATCCAGAAATTGCAGGGTATTATATCTATCGCAAAGAACCAAGTGAGCAAAGCTTTAGCAAAATTGCCACTTTAGATTCTCGTTTTATTACGCATTATGCGGACAACAAGCTTGAATCAAACACTGAATACTTCTATCAATTCGCTTCTTTTGATGCACAAAAAAATATTTCACAATTCTCAGCCCCTATTAGTGTAAAAACACAATTTATTGAAGCTATTAATTATATTGAAGCCATCAGTAACTACCCGCGCAAAGTCAAGATTATTTGGAATCCTCACCAAGATACTCGCGTAATCGGTTATGTGATTGAGAAAAAAAAGACAAATGGACAATGGAGTGAATTAGCAAATATTAATAGTCGTTTGCTTGTAGAATACCTTGATACAGGACTTGAAGACAACACTTCTTATGAATATCGTGTTTTTGCTTACAATGCTAATAAAACCTATTCACTCCCTTCTAAAAGCGTTAAAGCTACTACCAAACCTAAACCAACTCTAATTTCAAACTTTACTGCCACTACCAATGTTCCAAAGCAAATTGTGCTCAAATGGGATCTTCATCCAAACCCAGAAGTAACCCAATACACTCTTTTCCGATCAAACTTCGAATCAAGCTTTTTTAATAAACTTGCTACTCTCCCAAACAGCACCAATTCTTATCAAGATGCCATCAAAGATGATGGAAAACAATACTACTACAAAATCACTGCCACTGATAAAGACGGCATTGAAAGTCTTGAAGTTGGTCCCATTATGGGTATGACCTTAGGGATTCCAAGCACTCCAGTGATTACTTATGCGCAAATTGAAGGTAATTCTGCGGTTTTACGATGGATGCCTCAAGATGATCGTGCTACAGAATATATTGTTTATAAAAAAGATTCGCGTTTCTTTGGAGAAACTTTGCGTTATAACAAAGTCTTAACACCGGAATTTATTGATCGTGAAGTGACTCCGGGAGAAAAATATTACTATCGTGTTAGCGCTGTTGATGCCAATGGCTTAGAATCAAAACAAACACAAGAAATTATGCTTTTCTTACCTGCACAATAATGCCGCATTTGAAAACTAACTCCCTAGCTCTCCCAAGCCTTCCCTTTTCTCTAACAACTAAGGAGGGGAAGTTCTCATTTTTAGAGCTTTTTACTTCAGTCAATCAGCCTAATTTTTCTCTATTGCAAGTGCATTTTGCCCCAAAAGATTCTCATCTTAAAAATAAAGA includes these proteins:
- a CDS encoding fibronectin type III domain-containing protein, with amino-acid sequence MVNLSYFSKLDSLWAKILLFFTLVFFSACSSSNLNFGSTPSINPNITPPSNIRTLSDVNTIAFEWNLIQNPEIAGYYIYRKEPSEQSFSKIATLDSRFITHYADNKLESNTEYFYQFASFDAQKNISQFSAPISVKTQFIEAINYIEAISNYPRKVKIIWNPHQDTRVIGYVIEKKKTNGQWSELANINSRLLVEYLDTGLEDNTSYEYRVFAYNANKTYSLPSKSVKATTKPKPTLISNFTATTNVPKQIVLKWDLHPNPEVTQYTLFRSNFESSFFNKLATLPNSTNSYQDAIKDDGKQYYYKITATDKDGIESLEVGPIMGMTLGIPSTPVITYAQIEGNSAVLRWMPQDDRATEYIVYKKDSRFFGETLRYNKVLTPEFIDREVTPGEKYYYRVSAVDANGLESKQTQEIMLFLPAQ